A DNA window from Bradyrhizobium sp. CCBAU 53421 contains the following coding sequences:
- a CDS encoding amino acid ABC transporter permease, translated as MTDMSASSFVRQDLVAERAAPAKTTGFIGFLRTRLLNSPGNILLTVLGLLLAWCLVVPTFKFLLVDAVWSGKDRTACLAEKAGHEVGACWPYIEAKLTQLIYGFYPEAQRWRVNLTYGLGAALLLPLLMPRLPAKGLNSGLFFFAFPVVAFFLLHGGGIAGFGVSWTAGLLQLFEQSIGGAGDLLVNLGKSSAIAPLLWVLGKVLVLVGLLIHWLIFPLTWLRDQLQLSSLPVWSDFLVTAVIVSAVLFVLGGGMRTGRSALIGSLLSFAGIAVGIKLMGLDRGGFPIVDTRLWGGLLVTLVIAITGIVASMPIGIALALGRRSSIPLIRIFSIAFIEFWRGVPLITVLFFATYMLPLFVPGNFAVDGLLRALIGVAIFTGAYMAEVIRGGLAAVARGQAEAASALGLSWWKTTSLIVLPQALRYVIPGIVNSFISLFKDTSLVSIVALFDLLGSLRASFSDPNWSTPTTAFTGFAFAGMIYFVFCFGMSRYSLFVENRLNAHRRH; from the coding sequence ATGACGGATATGTCCGCCTCGTCCTTTGTCCGTCAGGATCTGGTCGCCGAGCGTGCGGCGCCGGCCAAGACGACCGGCTTTATCGGCTTCCTGCGGACGCGGCTGCTGAATTCGCCGGGCAACATCCTGCTCACGGTCCTTGGGCTCTTGCTCGCCTGGTGCCTCGTTGTCCCGACGTTCAAGTTCCTGCTGGTCGACGCGGTCTGGTCCGGCAAGGACCGCACCGCCTGCCTCGCCGAAAAAGCGGGGCATGAGGTCGGCGCCTGCTGGCCCTATATCGAGGCCAAACTGACGCAGTTGATCTATGGCTTCTATCCGGAAGCCCAGCGCTGGCGCGTCAATCTCACCTATGGGCTCGGCGCCGCGCTGTTGCTGCCGCTGCTGATGCCGCGGCTGCCGGCCAAGGGCCTGAACTCCGGCCTGTTCTTCTTCGCGTTTCCGGTGGTCGCGTTCTTCCTGCTGCATGGCGGCGGCATCGCGGGCTTCGGCGTGAGCTGGACCGCCGGCCTGTTGCAGCTGTTCGAGCAGAGCATCGGCGGCGCCGGCGATCTCTTGGTCAATCTCGGCAAGAGTTCGGCGATCGCCCCGCTGCTGTGGGTCCTGGGCAAGGTGCTCGTCCTGGTCGGCTTGCTGATCCATTGGCTGATCTTTCCGCTGACCTGGCTGCGCGACCAGTTGCAGCTCTCGTCGCTGCCGGTCTGGAGCGATTTCCTGGTCACTGCCGTGATCGTCTCCGCCGTGCTGTTCGTGCTCGGCGGCGGCATGCGGACCGGGCGCAGCGCGCTGATCGGCAGCCTGCTGAGCTTTGCCGGGATCGCTGTTGGCATCAAGCTGATGGGGCTCGATCGCGGCGGCTTTCCGATCGTCGACACGCGACTTTGGGGTGGCCTGCTGGTGACGCTGGTGATCGCGATCACCGGCATCGTCGCCTCGATGCCGATCGGGATTGCGCTCGCGCTCGGCCGCCGCTCAAGCATCCCGCTGATCCGGATCTTCTCGATCGCCTTCATCGAATTCTGGCGCGGCGTGCCGCTGATTACGGTGCTATTCTTCGCGACCTACATGCTGCCGCTGTTCGTGCCGGGCAATTTCGCCGTCGACGGCCTGTTGCGTGCCCTGATCGGCGTCGCGATCTTTACCGGCGCCTATATGGCCGAGGTGATCAGGGGCGGGCTGGCCGCGGTGGCGCGCGGACAGGCGGAAGCCGCGTCGGCGCTCGGCCTGTCCTGGTGGAAGACGACGTCGCTGATCGTGCTGCCGCAGGCGCTGCGCTACGTCATTCCCGGCATCGTCAACAGCTTCATCTCGCTGTTCAAGGATACCTCGCTGGTGTCGATCGTGGCGCTGTTCGATCTGTTGGGTTCCCTGCGGGCATCGTTCTCCGACCCGAACTGGTCGACGCCGACGACGGCCTTTACCGGCTTCGCCTTTGCGGGAATGATCTATTTCGTGTTCTGCTTTGGAATGTCGCGCTACTCGCTGTTCGTCGAAAATCGGCTCAACGCTCACCGCCGCCACTGA
- a CDS encoding amino acid ABC transporter ATP-binding protein — MSTTPIVNISTLNKWYGDFHVLRDINLEVGKGERIVICGPSGSGKSTLIRCINALEEFQEGEIVVDGIELGPNLRRVDEVRREVGMVFQSFNLFPHLTVLDNCTLAPIWVRNIPKKDAEATAMKFLERVKIPHQANKFPGQMSGGQQQRVAIARALTMNPKVMLFDEPTSALDPEMVKEVLDTMVDLAREGMTMLVVTHEMGFAREVANRVVFMDAGQIIESNTPQEFFANPQHARSKLFLSQILR; from the coding sequence ATGTCCACAACCCCGATCGTCAACATTTCCACGCTCAACAAATGGTACGGCGACTTCCACGTGTTGCGAGACATCAACCTTGAGGTCGGCAAGGGCGAGCGCATCGTGATCTGCGGCCCGTCCGGCTCGGGCAAGTCGACGTTGATCCGCTGCATCAACGCGCTGGAGGAATTCCAGGAAGGCGAGATCGTGGTCGACGGCATCGAGCTCGGCCCGAACCTGCGCCGGGTCGACGAGGTGCGGCGCGAGGTCGGCATGGTGTTCCAGAGCTTCAACCTGTTCCCGCATCTCACCGTGCTCGACAATTGCACGCTGGCGCCGATCTGGGTGCGCAACATCCCGAAGAAGGACGCCGAGGCGACCGCGATGAAGTTCCTCGAGCGGGTCAAGATCCCGCATCAGGCCAACAAGTTCCCCGGCCAGATGTCGGGCGGTCAGCAGCAACGCGTTGCGATCGCCCGCGCGCTGACCATGAACCCGAAGGTGATGTTGTTCGACGAGCCGACTTCGGCGCTCGACCCGGAGATGGTCAAGGAGGTGCTCGACACCATGGTCGATCTCGCGAGGGAAGGTATGACCATGCTGGTCGTGACCCACGAAATGGGCTTTGCCCGCGAGGTCGCCAATCGCGTCGTGTTCATGGATGCCGGCCAGATCATCGAGTCCAACACGCCGCAGGAATTCTTCGCCAACCCGCAGCATGCGCGGTCGAAGCTGTTCCTGAGCCAGATCTTGCGGTGA
- a CDS encoding cysteine synthase A yields MAFNKDVIEAIGNTPLIKLKRASELTGCTILGKAEFMNPGQSVKDRAGKGMILEAEKRGDLKPGGLVVESTAGNTGIGLAVVASARGYRTLIVIPETQSQEKKDMLRLCGAELVEAPALPYSNPNNYQHLGRRLAEQLRKTEPNGVLFADQWNNLDNPKAHYDSTGPEIFQQTNGKVDGFICSVGTGGTLAGVSRYLKEKNKDIVTACADPHGFAMYELFKNGQVKSTPGDSITEGIGLGRKTPVIETANVDDAFLVSDEEAVTIIYELLEHEGLCLGGSTGVNIAGAIQLAKQLGPGKTIVTILCDSGNRYQSKLFNPAFMRSKNLPVPEWLEKRSKIELPFV; encoded by the coding sequence ATGGCATTCAACAAAGACGTCATTGAAGCGATCGGCAACACCCCCCTCATCAAGCTGAAACGCGCATCCGAACTGACCGGATGCACCATCCTCGGCAAGGCCGAATTCATGAATCCCGGCCAATCGGTCAAGGATCGCGCCGGCAAGGGGATGATCCTGGAGGCCGAAAAGCGCGGTGACCTGAAGCCCGGCGGCCTTGTGGTCGAATCGACCGCGGGCAATACCGGCATCGGACTTGCGGTCGTGGCGAGTGCGCGGGGCTACCGCACCCTGATCGTCATTCCGGAGACGCAGAGCCAGGAAAAGAAGGACATGCTGAGGCTGTGCGGGGCCGAGCTCGTCGAGGCGCCGGCGCTGCCCTACTCCAATCCGAACAACTATCAGCATCTCGGCAGGCGTCTCGCCGAGCAGTTGCGCAAGACCGAGCCGAACGGCGTGCTGTTCGCCGACCAGTGGAACAACCTCGACAATCCCAAGGCGCATTACGACTCGACCGGGCCGGAGATCTTCCAGCAGACCAACGGCAAGGTGGATGGCTTCATCTGCTCGGTCGGCACCGGCGGCACGCTCGCCGGCGTCAGCCGCTATTTGAAGGAAAAGAACAAGGACATCGTCACAGCCTGCGCCGATCCGCACGGCTTTGCGATGTACGAACTGTTCAAGAACGGCCAGGTCAAGTCGACGCCGGGCGACTCGATCACCGAAGGCATCGGGCTCGGGCGCAAGACGCCGGTGATCGAGACCGCGAACGTCGACGATGCGTTCCTGGTCTCGGACGAGGAAGCCGTGACCATCATCTACGAGCTGCTGGAGCACGAAGGCCTGTGCCTCGGCGGCTCGACCGGCGTCAACATCGCCGGCGCGATCCAGCTCGCCAAGCAGCTCGGCCCCGGCAAGACCATCGTCACCATTCTCTGCGACTCCGGTAACCGCTATCAGTCCAAGCTGTTCAACCCGGCCTTCATGCGTTCGAAGAACCTGCCGGTCCCCGAATGGCTTGAAAAGCGAAGCAAGATCGAGCTGCCGTTCGTCTGA
- a CDS encoding efflux transporter outer membrane subunit has product MPGGRSGLAVRARRLAGRSLVAFGLAAGSVGCILTQDIPDPALDMPQGYKAARLGRPGDALPTLDWWRGFRSKELTQLMEEAQTVNLDIAAAVARFRQADALARQAGAALLPTLNLNGSETYSRTSGSSASGLTNGGREVVNYNASLSASYQLDFWGQNRDAAQAAEETAVANRFDREVVALTTLTSLANAYFTVLATQDRLRTAQRNIASAERILNAIRDRFKAGTGSDLDVAQQESVLANQRALVPPLRQTLDQNINALAVLVSRPPESVRVAGGSLNSVAIPRVTPGLPSELLTQRPDIRRQEAQLASATANVGSARAQFFPSIQLTGTGGYQSQALVSLFQPHAAFFNLVGSMTQPIFDGGRILGNFENAKARQDELLQTYRKTVVQSFTDVDNALVAIRETTRRLQLQRDVLSSSRRAFDLAEQQLKAGTADIVTVLNTQLTLFQAEDAYSQAQLARLLAIVSLYQALGGGWEPKMERPVDAL; this is encoded by the coding sequence GTGCCTGGAGGCCGGTCCGGCCTCGCCGTCCGCGCGCGGCGGCTCGCGGGACGCTCGCTGGTGGCGTTCGGCCTGGCCGCGGGCTCCGTCGGCTGCATCCTGACCCAGGACATCCCCGATCCCGCGCTCGACATGCCGCAGGGCTACAAGGCCGCGCGCCTGGGCCGGCCGGGCGACGCGCTGCCGACGCTCGATTGGTGGCGGGGCTTCCGCTCCAAGGAGCTGACGCAGCTGATGGAGGAGGCGCAGACCGTCAACCTGGACATTGCCGCGGCCGTGGCGCGGTTCCGGCAGGCCGATGCGCTGGCGCGGCAGGCCGGCGCGGCACTGCTGCCGACGCTCAATCTCAACGGCTCCGAAACCTATTCACGCACTTCAGGCTCCAGCGCCAGCGGCCTGACTAATGGCGGGCGCGAGGTGGTGAACTACAACGCCTCGCTGAGCGCCAGCTACCAGCTCGATTTCTGGGGCCAGAATCGCGACGCCGCGCAGGCGGCGGAGGAGACCGCCGTCGCCAACCGGTTCGACCGCGAGGTGGTGGCCCTGACCACGCTGACGAGCCTCGCCAACGCCTATTTCACCGTGCTTGCCACCCAGGACCGGCTACGCACCGCACAGCGCAACATCGCCAGTGCCGAGCGCATCCTCAACGCGATCAGGGACCGCTTCAAGGCCGGCACCGGCTCCGATCTCGACGTCGCGCAGCAGGAAAGCGTGCTGGCGAACCAGCGCGCGCTAGTACCGCCGCTGCGCCAGACGCTCGATCAGAACATCAACGCGCTCGCGGTGCTGGTGTCGCGTCCACCCGAGAGCGTGCGCGTCGCCGGCGGCTCGCTGAATTCGGTCGCGATCCCGCGAGTCACACCGGGCCTGCCGTCCGAATTGCTCACCCAGCGTCCCGATATCCGCAGGCAGGAGGCGCAGCTCGCATCCGCCACCGCCAATGTCGGCAGCGCGCGGGCGCAGTTCTTCCCGAGCATCCAGCTGACCGGAACGGGCGGCTACCAGAGCCAGGCGCTGGTCTCGCTGTTCCAGCCGCATGCCGCCTTCTTCAACCTGGTCGGCAGCATGACCCAGCCGATCTTCGACGGCGGACGGATCCTCGGCAATTTCGAGAACGCGAAGGCGCGGCAGGACGAGTTGCTGCAGACCTATCGCAAGACGGTGGTGCAGTCGTTCACCGATGTCGACAACGCGCTGGTCGCGATCCGCGAGACCACACGGCGGCTGCAGCTGCAGCGTGATGTGCTGTCGTCGTCGCGGCGCGCCTTCGACCTGGCCGAGCAGCAGCTCAAGGCCGGCACCGCCGACATCGTAACTGTGCTAAACACGCAGCTGACCCTGTTCCAGGCGGAAGACGCGTATTCGCAGGCCCAGTTGGCCCGGTTATTGGCGATCGTGAGCCTGTATCAGGCCTTGGGGGGCGGCTGGGAACCGAAGATGGAAAGACCGGTCGATGCTCTTTAA
- a CDS encoding efflux RND transporter periplasmic adaptor subunit yields the protein MLFKPDSTDDEKSTAPRKRSLLSRLLGRMVSLLITLVILGGLGYLGWLAFQPKQNGAGGRGAGARPDLPVPVLAATPQVHDMPVYLDGVGSVKALNTVTVRSQVDGKLLKVNFVEGQDVKKDDVLGQIDPAIYQAQYDQAVATKAKDEALLANQKIDLARYEQLAATNAGSKQQADTQRALVAQQEAIIKADQAQIDNARTTLGYTKIVAPIAGRAGLRQVDQGNIIHASDTTGLVILTQLQPIAVWFSLPQQQIMRVNAAAAKGQLAVDVFGNDGVTVIDSGKLTGIDNQVDPTTGTLKLKAELPNASYQLWPGQFVNVRLKVETLPQAIVVPTSAVQRGPAGTFSYVIGADNVVTAKPVTVTQQNEHEAVIASGLTTSDRVVTTGFANLADGSKVVVGKDDGPPAADLAPRKRSRNPDGKRGAQGDGQSKDQSKDGKQDGQGGNGEHRGRHEHSEGDQKGQTGPAPAPATGGEQSGGAPKAQP from the coding sequence ATGCTCTTTAAGCCTGACTCGACGGACGATGAGAAAAGCACTGCGCCGCGCAAGCGGAGCCTCCTCTCGCGCCTGCTTGGGCGCATGGTTTCACTGCTCATCACGCTCGTGATCCTCGGCGGGCTCGGCTATCTCGGCTGGCTCGCGTTCCAGCCCAAGCAAAATGGTGCCGGCGGGCGCGGCGCGGGTGCGCGGCCCGATCTGCCGGTGCCGGTGCTTGCTGCCACCCCGCAAGTGCACGACATGCCGGTCTATCTCGACGGCGTCGGCTCGGTGAAGGCGCTCAATACCGTCACCGTGCGCTCGCAAGTCGACGGCAAGCTGCTCAAGGTGAATTTCGTCGAGGGTCAGGACGTCAAGAAGGACGACGTGCTGGGCCAGATCGATCCCGCGATCTACCAGGCGCAATACGACCAGGCGGTGGCCACGAAAGCCAAGGACGAAGCGCTGCTCGCCAATCAGAAGATCGACCTCGCCCGCTATGAGCAGCTCGCTGCCACCAACGCGGGCTCCAAGCAGCAGGCCGACACGCAGCGCGCGCTGGTCGCGCAGCAGGAAGCGATCATCAAGGCCGACCAGGCCCAGATCGACAATGCGCGCACCACGCTCGGCTATACCAAGATCGTCGCGCCGATCGCGGGGCGCGCCGGCCTGCGCCAGGTCGACCAGGGCAACATCATCCACGCTTCCGACACCACCGGGCTCGTGATCCTGACGCAGCTGCAGCCGATCGCGGTGTGGTTCAGCCTGCCGCAGCAGCAGATCATGCGGGTCAACGCCGCGGCCGCAAAGGGCCAGCTCGCGGTCGACGTGTTCGGCAATGACGGCGTCACCGTGATCGACAGCGGCAAGCTGACCGGCATCGACAACCAGGTCGATCCGACCACCGGCACGCTGAAGCTGAAGGCCGAACTGCCGAATGCCAGTTACCAGCTCTGGCCCGGCCAGTTCGTCAATGTCCGGCTCAAGGTGGAGACCTTGCCGCAGGCCATCGTGGTGCCGACCTCGGCCGTTCAGCGCGGTCCGGCCGGGACCTTCAGCTATGTGATCGGCGCGGACAACGTCGTGACCGCCAAGCCGGTCACGGTCACACAGCAGAACGAGCACGAGGCCGTCATCGCCAGCGGCCTCACTACGTCGGATCGCGTCGTGACGACGGGCTTTGCCAATCTCGCCGACGGCTCGAAGGTCGTGGTCGGCAAGGACGACGGGCCGCCGGCAGCCGATCTCGCGCCGCGCAAGCGCAGCCGCAATCCGGACGGCAAGCGCGGCGCGCAAGGCGACGGCCAAAGCAAGGACCAGAGCAAGGACGGCAAGCAGGACGGGCAGGGCGGGAACGGCGAGCATCGCGGCCGGCACGAGCACAGCGAAGGCGACCAGAAGGGGCAGACCGGCCCGGCGCCCGCGCCGGCCACAGGGGGCGAACAGTCGGGCGGCGCGCCGAAGGCGCAGCCATGA
- a CDS encoding efflux RND transporter permease subunit — translation MSVSEPFIRRPIATSLLGIALMIGGALGYWALPVSALPQVDFPTVQVTTQLPGASPDVVASLITAPLERQLGQIPSLSSMNSTSSFGVSQISLQFDLNRDIDGATQDVQAAINAAAGILPKTLPYPPVYAKVNPADAPVMTLALTSDTISLRAMSDLADTILGQRLSQISGVGRVSILGGLKPAVRVQADLARLAAYGIAMEDLRNAIAGANVSGPKGSLDGAQQSYTIAANDQIAAADAYRPIIIAYRNGSPVTIGDVAQIVDGLENDRTGGWYQGTPAVIIDIQRQPGANVIDVVKQIRGEIPRLQRAVPAGVKLTVVSDRTVTIRASVHDVQFTLILSVVLVTLVVLLFLRSLRATLIAGVALPLSLITSFGIMYFAGFSLDNLSLMALTIGTGFVVDDAIVMIENIVRHMEDGETVMEASLKGASEIGFTVISLTVSLIAVFIPLLFMSGLVGRMFREFALTLTIAVVTSAIVSLTLTPMMCSRLLKNIHEEMAVPGLAAVSRFIDRMVEFYHRTLLWVLQRQRATLLVTFATIALTLIMYVLAPKGFLPLQDTSSITAVTEAGPDVSFAEMQRRQGAVSDLIKADPDVVGVVSVIGSGSVNPTTNVGRLVMTLKPLDQRRDGVVKVIERLKQKIATVPGMTVYFQPVQDVQISTQSSRSQYQYTLTATDAAEVSQWAQKLVAEMRRDPIFRDVSSEAQEGGLRAALDVNRQRAGQLGVSLQGVTDTLNDAFAQRQISTIYGQANQYRVVLEALPMYQRDPSILDKLYLPGAAGAQVPLSAVATLVRTTAPLAISHQAQFPSVSLSFNLAPGEALGDAVEAVKAIESRIGMPGSIVGIYSGDAAEFARSLAGQPWLILAAIITIYIVLGVLYESYIHPITILSTLPSAGVGAILALMLCGQDLSVIGLIGIILLMGIVKKNAIMMIDFALEAERHQGMSSYDAIVQACLLRFRPIMMTTLAALFGALPLAIESGTGAELRFPLGISIIGGLLLSQLLTLYTTPVIYLALDRLNRRIERAVPEAGRSGPPIAGATEGMQ, via the coding sequence ATGAGCGTCTCCGAACCGTTCATCCGCCGGCCGATCGCCACCTCGCTGCTCGGCATCGCCCTGATGATCGGCGGCGCGCTGGGCTATTGGGCGTTACCGGTCTCGGCGCTGCCGCAGGTCGATTTCCCGACAGTGCAGGTGACGACGCAACTGCCGGGCGCGAGCCCCGACGTGGTGGCCTCGCTGATCACGGCGCCGCTGGAGCGGCAGCTCGGGCAGATCCCGTCGCTGTCGTCGATGAACTCGACCAGTTCGTTCGGCGTGAGCCAGATCTCGCTGCAGTTCGACCTCAACCGCGACATCGACGGCGCCACCCAGGACGTCCAGGCCGCGATCAACGCCGCGGCCGGCATTCTGCCGAAGACGCTGCCGTACCCGCCTGTCTACGCCAAGGTGAACCCGGCGGACGCGCCGGTCATGACCCTGGCGCTGACTTCGGACACGATCTCGCTGCGGGCGATGAGCGACCTCGCCGATACCATCCTCGGCCAACGCTTAAGCCAGATTTCCGGTGTCGGCCGGGTCTCGATCCTCGGCGGATTGAAGCCCGCGGTGCGGGTGCAGGCCGACCTGGCACGGCTCGCGGCCTATGGCATCGCGATGGAGGACCTGCGCAACGCCATCGCCGGCGCCAACGTGTCGGGGCCGAAGGGATCACTCGACGGCGCCCAGCAATCCTACACCATCGCCGCCAACGACCAGATCGCCGCCGCCGACGCCTACCGGCCGATCATCATCGCCTATCGCAACGGCTCGCCGGTCACGATCGGCGACGTCGCCCAGATCGTCGATGGGCTGGAGAACGACCGCACCGGCGGCTGGTACCAGGGCACGCCGGCCGTCATCATCGATATCCAGCGCCAGCCCGGCGCCAACGTCATCGACGTCGTCAAGCAGATCCGCGGCGAAATCCCGCGGCTGCAGCGGGCGGTGCCGGCCGGCGTCAAGCTGACCGTCGTCTCCGACCGCACGGTGACGATCCGCGCCTCGGTCCACGACGTGCAATTCACGCTGATCCTGAGCGTCGTACTGGTGACGCTGGTGGTGCTGCTGTTCCTGCGGTCGCTGCGCGCGACCCTGATCGCCGGCGTGGCGCTGCCGCTGTCGCTGATCACGAGCTTCGGCATCATGTATTTCGCCGGTTTCAGCCTCGACAATTTGTCGCTGATGGCGCTGACCATCGGAACCGGCTTCGTGGTCGACGACGCCATCGTGATGATCGAGAACATCGTCCGCCACATGGAAGACGGCGAGACTGTCATGGAGGCCTCGCTGAAGGGCGCCAGCGAGATCGGCTTCACCGTGATCTCGCTGACGGTGTCGCTGATCGCGGTGTTCATCCCGCTACTGTTCATGTCCGGCTTGGTCGGCCGCATGTTCCGCGAATTCGCGCTGACCTTGACGATCGCGGTCGTGACCTCGGCGATCGTCTCGCTGACGCTGACGCCGATGATGTGCTCGCGGCTGCTCAAGAACATCCATGAGGAAATGGCGGTCCCGGGCCTCGCCGCGGTCAGCCGCTTCATCGACCGCATGGTGGAATTCTATCATCGCACGCTCCTCTGGGTGCTGCAGCGCCAGCGCGCGACGCTGCTGGTGACGTTCGCGACGATCGCGCTGACGCTGATCATGTATGTGCTGGCGCCGAAGGGATTCCTGCCGCTGCAGGACACCTCCTCGATCACGGCGGTGACCGAGGCCGGCCCCGACGTCTCGTTTGCCGAGATGCAGCGGCGGCAGGGCGCCGTCTCCGACCTCATCAAGGCCGATCCTGACGTCGTCGGCGTCGTCTCCGTGATCGGCTCAGGCTCGGTCAATCCGACCACCAATGTCGGCCGCCTGGTGATGACGCTGAAGCCGCTCGACCAGCGGCGCGACGGCGTCGTCAAGGTGATCGAGCGGCTGAAGCAGAAGATCGCGACGGTGCCTGGGATGACTGTCTACTTCCAGCCGGTGCAGGACGTGCAGATCTCGACCCAGTCGAGCCGCTCGCAATACCAGTACACGCTGACCGCGACAGATGCCGCCGAAGTCTCGCAATGGGCGCAGAAGCTGGTCGCCGAGATGCGGCGCGACCCGATCTTCCGCGACGTCTCCTCGGAGGCGCAGGAGGGCGGCCTGCGCGCGGCGCTCGACGTCAACCGCCAGCGCGCCGGCCAGCTCGGCGTCAGTCTGCAGGGCGTCACCGACACGCTGAACGATGCCTTCGCGCAGCGGCAGATCTCGACGATCTATGGCCAAGCCAACCAGTACCGCGTGGTGCTCGAGGCGCTGCCGATGTATCAGCGCGATCCGTCGATCCTCGACAAGCTGTATCTGCCCGGTGCCGCCGGCGCGCAGGTGCCGCTGTCGGCGGTGGCGACGCTGGTCCGCACCACGGCGCCGCTCGCGATCTCGCACCAGGCGCAATTCCCGTCGGTCTCGCTCAGCTTCAACCTGGCGCCGGGCGAGGCGCTGGGCGATGCGGTCGAGGCGGTGAAGGCGATCGAGAGCAGGATCGGGATGCCCGGCAGCATCGTCGGCATCTATTCCGGTGACGCCGCCGAATTCGCGCGCTCGCTGGCCGGACAGCCCTGGCTGATCCTGGCGGCGATCATCACGATCTACATCGTGCTCGGCGTGCTTTACGAAAGCTACATCCACCCGATCACCATCCTGTCGACGCTGCCGTCGGCCGGCGTCGGCGCCATCCTGGCCTTGATGCTGTGCGGGCAGGACCTCTCGGTGATCGGCCTGATCGGCATCATCCTCTTGATGGGCATCGTCAAGAAGAACGCGATCATGATGATCGATTTCGCGCTGGAGGCCGAGCGGCATCAGGGCATGTCGTCCTATGACGCCATCGTGCAGGCCTGCCTGTTGCGGTTCCGGCCGATCATGATGACGACGCTGGCGGCGCTGTTCGGCGCGCTGCCGCTCGCGATCGAAAGCGGCACCGGCGCGGAGCTGCGCTTCCCGCTCGGCATCTCGATCATCGGCGGCCTGCTGCTGAGCCAGCTGCTGACGCTCTACACCACGCCGGTGATCTATCTCGCGCTCGACCGGCTCAACCGCCGGATCGAGCGGGCCGTGCCGGAAGCAGGTCGCAGCGGCCCGCCGATCGCGGGCGCCACCGAGGGCATGCAGTGA